The Henckelia pumila isolate YLH828 unplaced genomic scaffold, ASM3356847v2 CTG_512:::fragment_1, whole genome shotgun sequence genome includes a region encoding these proteins:
- the LOC140872936 gene encoding uncharacterized protein, translating into MISGESSEEEIPYDPDIERTLHRRRREARWRQGEDERVVEVLRGAMADNANLSLRQLGTPDLNQQPLCITFPTLETNVTFELKSGLIHLLPSFHGLAGLLSHDMNMLEAASGGVFVDKTPVQARNLIENMAANSQQFGTNRSDPVPKRGNEVNVSSLEQQLIELTNFVRQIAVGSGQTVRACGVCAKVGHATDMCPTLQEGSAKQVGRIIPISDTETLQYTNCIIKLTEHRIILHHSVLKFQSLQSTITDNGESKRNVSAITLRSGKELKVHEEVVKEPVQNEDEEKSKVEEDEIVQKNAPRALKESRNDDEIKGLYETFCRCEGCKRVELGEQVSAVIQRKAPEICKDLGPLTETAIVIQMADRSTIHPRGVLEDVFVQVGNLVFSADFYVLDMKNNDFNSPVLLGRPFLKTSKSIIDVNNGTLTMEFDGEIVKFHIFDILKIPGRESVVNNIDANDYLSQEHKIVVNEDN; encoded by the exons ATGATTTCAGGTGAATCTTCGGAAGAAGAAATTCCATACGACCCGGATAtagaaagaactttgcatagaCGAAGGAGAGAAGCTCGTTGGAGACAAGGAGAGGACGAGCGCGTGGTTGAGGTTCTTAGAGGAGCAATGGCTGACAACGCAAATTTGAGCTTGAGACAACTGGGCACTCCTGACCTGAATCAACAGCCCCTATGCATTACTTTCCCTACCTTAGAAACTAATGTTACCTTTGAATTAAAATCTGGGCTAATACATTTGttgccttcttttcatggtcttgcag GTTTATTGTCTCATGACATGAATATGCTAGAagcggccagtggaggagtttttgtggacaaaactccagTTCAAGCAAGGAATTTAAtcgagaatatggctgccaattctcagcaatttggcaccaacaggaGTGATCCAGTACCCAAACGGGgcaacgaggtaaatgtttcttcccttgaacaacaattgaTTGAACTCACGAATTTTGTGCGTCAAATTGCTGTAGGGAGTGGACAAACTGTAAGAGCATGTGGAGTTTGTGCTAAAGTGGGGcatgcaactgacatgtgtcccactctTCAAGAGGGATCTGCTAAGCAA gttggaaggatcatcccaatctcAGATACGGAAACTCTCCAGTACACCAACTGCATAATCAAGCTTACAGAGCACCGTATCATCCTCCACCACAGCGTCCTCAAATTCCAGAGCCTG CAGTCTACCATCACAGACAATGGTGAATCCAAACGAAATGTTAGTGCAATCaccttgaggagtggaaaggagTTGAAGGTTCATGAAGAAGTGGTGAAAGAACCAGTACAGAACGAGGATGAAGAGAAATCCAAGGTAGAGGAGGATGAGATAGTTCAAAAAAACgcaccaagag CATTGAAAGAGTCTAGGAATGATGATGAAATTAAGGGGTTGTATGAAACTTTTTGcagatgtgag gGGTGTAAAAGAGTTGAACTAGGAGAACAGGTTTCTGCTGTCATTCAGAGAAAGGCACCTGAAATATGCAAGGATCTAG GGCCTTTGACTGAAACTGCAATTGTTATCCAgatggctgatagatctactaTTCATCCTAGGGGTGTGTTAGAGGATGTTTTTGTGCAAGTTGGTAACTTGGTTTTTTCTGCTGATTTCTATgtgcttgatatgaaaaataatgattttaataGTCCAGTTTTGctaggaagaccatttttgaaaacatcGAAGTCCATTATAGATGTTAACAATGGCACTCTCACTATGGAGTTTGATGGGGAGATTGTtaagtttcatatttttgataTCCTGAAAATTCCTGGTcgtgaaagtgttgttaataatATTGATGCTAATGATTACTTGTCACAAGAGCACAAGATAGTTGTGAATGAGGATAATTGA